From Eleftheria terrae, the proteins below share one genomic window:
- a CDS encoding TolC family protein, with translation MSLQSFFARHAGAGRPWLLCAALAGLWPAAASSAPCTGIRDSALPALSAAPDTRPALGQLQALARLAEQQSQALAAAGLSAQAARADLDETRATGGPQLNLGAAALQVGAHSSGLPSQGQSQASLSLSLSAPLYDGGRQRYLAAWRERLADAAALGSGALREQVLMEAVGSALERNRLLLQAQIYAQYVGKMSCLSGALQEIVTVDRGRASELVQARKTQAQAAISVEAVATQVRQAEERLRKLLGERLPAGEDIAQAFYGLPALDEVTRQAEASQELRQLGLQADAARQYAQAVAAARRPQLSWTVSRSQTAGSDRDNAAWQAGVALNYTLFDGGAGGAAESAALKRAEAARLQQAELRATRLARVRELYEAASAAFARARQYAEVLQDSDRVRDFTIEQWSQLGRRSLFDVMSAESEYYGLRVAYVNALHDAFLASAQLRSAGQGLAGWLLPAAR, from the coding sequence GAGCCTGCAGTCCTTCTTCGCCCGCCACGCGGGCGCCGGCCGCCCCTGGCTGCTGTGCGCCGCCCTGGCCGGCCTCTGGCCGGCGGCCGCGAGCAGCGCGCCCTGCACTGGCATCCGCGACTCGGCCCTGCCCGCACTGTCCGCCGCACCCGACACCCGGCCGGCGCTGGGGCAGCTGCAGGCCCTGGCGCGCCTGGCCGAGCAGCAGAGCCAGGCGCTCGCCGCGGCTGGCCTGTCGGCCCAGGCGGCACGCGCCGATCTGGACGAAACCCGCGCCACCGGCGGCCCGCAGCTCAACCTGGGTGCCGCGGCACTGCAGGTGGGCGCGCACAGCAGCGGCCTGCCCTCGCAGGGGCAGTCGCAGGCCAGCCTGTCGCTGAGCCTGAGCGCCCCGCTCTACGACGGCGGCCGGCAGCGCTACCTGGCAGCCTGGCGCGAGCGGCTGGCCGACGCCGCCGCCCTGGGCAGCGGCGCCCTGCGCGAGCAGGTGCTGATGGAGGCAGTCGGCAGCGCGCTGGAGCGCAACCGGCTGCTGCTGCAGGCGCAGATCTATGCGCAGTACGTCGGCAAGATGAGCTGCCTGTCCGGCGCACTGCAGGAGATCGTCACGGTCGACCGTGGCCGCGCCAGCGAACTGGTGCAGGCCCGCAAGACGCAGGCGCAGGCGGCCATCTCGGTGGAGGCCGTCGCCACCCAGGTGCGGCAGGCCGAGGAGCGCCTGCGCAAGCTGCTGGGCGAGCGGCTGCCGGCGGGCGAGGACATTGCGCAGGCTTTCTACGGCCTGCCGGCGCTCGACGAGGTGACCCGCCAGGCCGAAGCCAGCCAGGAGCTGCGCCAGCTGGGCCTGCAGGCGGACGCCGCGCGGCAGTACGCCCAGGCGGTGGCCGCGGCACGCCGGCCGCAGCTGAGCTGGACCGTCAGCCGCAGCCAGACCGCCGGCAGCGACCGCGACAACGCCGCCTGGCAGGCCGGCGTGGCGCTGAACTACACGCTGTTCGACGGCGGTGCCGGCGGCGCCGCCGAGAGCGCGGCGCTCAAGCGCGCCGAGGCGGCGCGCCTGCAGCAGGCCGAGCTGCGCGCCACCCGGCTGGCCCGCGTGCGCGAGCTGTACGAGGCGGCCAGCGCCGCCTTCGCCCGCGCCCGGCAGTACGCCGAGGTGCTGCAGGACAGCGACCGCGTGCGCGATTTCACGATCGAGCAATGGTCGCAGCTCGGCCGCCGCTCGCTGTTCGACGTGATGTCGGCCGAGAGCGAGTACTACGGCCTGCGCGTGGCCTACGTCAACGCCCTGCACGACGCCTTCCTGGCCAGCGCCCAGCTGCGCTCGGCCGGCCAGGGCCTGGCCGGCTGGCTGCTGCCG